In Ornithodoros turicata isolate Travis chromosome 1, ASM3712646v1, whole genome shotgun sequence, the DNA window CTATGGTGGGATACAGCTCTCGACGGGGATGCTCGCATAATGTTGAAAGAGCGATGAAGGCGCTGAAGGAGGGCCGAAGGTGAGATGTCGGGTTTCGACGGGCAAAAGAACTCTGCGGGGAGGCGGAGCGAACAGCCGTAGACGAGGCCGGCGCAACTGCATCCGAGGTCCGGCTTAAGGGCGGCACGAATACCCAAGAGTACGAGAGGGAGATGGGAGACCCAGCGATCTCTGTCTTCGTGGGCGATGAGCGCGGCTTTGAGGTGGCGATGTAAACGTTCCACCATGCCATTAGACGCCGGATGATAGGATGTTGTGCGCGGCCTGGTGGTGCCGAGGAGGGTAGCGAAAGCGATGAAGAGCTGGCTTTGGAACTGCCGCCCCCGGTCAGTTGTGATTTGGGAGGGTACGCCAAAACGCGATATCCACATAGATAAGAAGGTGGCGGCGACAGTTTCGGCTGACATGTCTGGCATGGGGAACGCCCGTGGCCATCGAGTGTAACGGTCCACGGCGGTGAGGAGATAGCGATTGCCGGAGACGGGGGCAGCGGACCCACTATGTCCAGGTGGACCATGTCGAAGCGGGCGTCGGGGTGAGCGAAACGTCCTAGTGGGGTCACAGTGTGGCGGTGAGTTTTCGATCGCTGACAGCGCAGGCTGGCACGTGCCCAGGTTCGCACCTCGTTGTTTAACGAAGGCCACACATAGCGGTCTGCTACGAGACGCGCGGATGTCAGGATGGGAAAGGTTATGCAGCGCAGCAAAGAGTGACCGTCGGAGGGGGGCGGGGACGAAGGGTCTTGGCCGGGGCGTGGTGGTGTCGCAGCAAGTGGTGCGGGAAGAACCGCGTACAGGTAAATCCAACAGCTTCAGCGAGGAGCTCGGGCGGAGGCGCAAAAGGCGAAGCTCCTTGTCGTGGGCTTGGGCTTCGGCTATGACGTCAGGCGACGTGGGGTCAGTGACGGTTGGAATGGAGGAAATGTGACTGAGGGCGTCGGCAGGACCGTTGCGGCACCCCCTAACGTACTGGATGTCGGTCGAAAATTCAGCCAAGAATGCTAGGTGGCGAATCTCTCTCGGAGAATACCGGCTGCTGGCGGACTGGAAGGCGTGCATCCTGCTTGTGCaaggggcttgtggtccgtCAGGATGGTAAATGCGTGACCTTCCAAAAAGTCGCGAAAGTGGCGGACGGCCAAGTACGCCGCGAGAAGTTCCCGTCCGAATGTGCTGTATTTGGTTTCGGGGGGATTCAGGCCTTTGGAGAAAAATGCGATAGGCTGCCAAGCGTCACTGATCCTCTACTGGAGAACTGCGCATACAGCGGTCCCCGATGCGTCAACCATGAGCACTGTGGGGGCGTCGTGCTTGGGGTGGTGcagcatagcacactgtgcgagGGCGGTCTTGATTCGCTGAAAGGCTGCGTCGACTTCAGGTGTCCAAGGAAGTGAGCTGGACGGTGACTTCGTGCACTTAAGGAGTTGTTCGAGTGGATGAAGGGTCTCGGCACAGCGCGGGATAAAACGCGTGTAGAAGTTAACGAGGCCCAAAAAGCGCCGCAGCTGATGGAGTGAGTGAGCCTGCGGAAACGTCGTAATTGCCTGGACCTTTTCTGGTAGCGGATAGATGCCTTCGGGTGTCACCTTGTGGCCAAGGAACTCTACCGTTTGCACCCCGAACTCGCACTTCTGAGAGTTGACAACTACTCCGTGGGCTTCGTGACGTTCGAACAGGACACGGAGGTGATGTTCATGCTCTTGAGGGGTGGCGCTGGCGACTAGCAGAAAAACAATATAGGCGAAGACGAATGGCAGGCCGCGCACGACGCAGTCGATGAACCGCTGGAATGTTTGAGCTGCATTGCGCAGGCCAAAAGGCATGCGCGGGAACTCAAACAGTCCAAACGGGGTGGTAATGGCGGTTTTCTTGACGTCGTCGGGGGCTACCGGAATTTGATGGTACGCCTTCATGAGATCGATCTTGCTAAAGATGGTGGCGCCTTGCAAGTTCACGGTAAAGTCCTGAAGGCGAGGCAGAGGGAATGGTGACTAAATTCAAAGCACAGTAATCGCCGCAAGGGCGCCAGTCGCCGGTTTTCTTAGGCACCATATGCAGTGCCGAAGACCAACTGCTTGAAGACGGACGAGCGACACCCATTTCAAGCATATGGTCGAATTCGGCACGTGCGATCTTCAATTTTTCTGGCGCCAGACGACGTGGCCTGCGAAGACGGGGGCGCCGGAGGTGTGGATGTGGTGGACTACATCATGGGCCACGGGCTTCGACCAATCCGGCGCTTGAGTTAGTGAAGGAAAATCCTTCAGCAGCGCAGCGAAGGGCGAGGATAAGGCACCGATCACCGTGCCAATGCTGATGGGCGTCTTCTCGGCATCAGAGGCGCGCACAGACAAGCTTGTTGATGTGTCCACCAGTCGCTTCCGTGCCATGTCCACGATTAGACGAAAATGCTGAGGAAAATCAGCGCCCAATATCGCGTGGTCGACGGCGGCGACTTGGAATAACCAAGCGAAATTTCGGCGCAGGCCTAAATTGAGAGTGGCGGACTGCTGCCGGAAGACACGGATCCCCGTGTTGTTCACAGCCGTGAGGTGAAAAATAGGCTTGCGTCGCTTATCTGCCGCGGAGGCTGGGAGGACGCTAACCTCGGCCCCCGTGTCGACCAGGAAGCGGGTACGAGAGGTCTGGTCGACGACGTAGTATAATCGGCTGCTGAACGGGACGGAGACAGCCGCAGCCGTTAGCGGCCTCCGGAAGACTTTCCCTCCCAGGTACAAGGCAGAATGCAGTGGCGGGCGTCTGCGCCGAAACGGCGATGGATTCCATTGTCGATATGGAAATAAGCATCCTGTTGCTTCTGCAACCAGGTTTCGGACAACGCAAAAAAGGACACTTTGCCACTGAGCGCATTAATAACTGAAATAAATTCATCGAAGTGTGCATTCAAGCTCCGAATATTTAAGTGCACAGAAAACGGGTACTTAGGGCATGCTTTACTCAGATATTGCAAAGAAAGTAAAGACATGGGCAAAACAGTACGTCAGGTACAGGAGATTCAAGAGACGGCCCGCGACA includes these proteins:
- the LOC135380676 gene encoding uncharacterized protein LOC135380676 produces the protein MHAFQSASSRYSPREIRHLAFLAEFSTDIQYVRGCRNGPADALSHISSIPTVTDPTSPDVIAEAQAHDKELRLLRLRPSSSLKLLDLPVRGSSRTTCCDTTTPRPRPFVPAPLRRSLFAALHNLSHPDIRASRSRPLCVAFVKQRGANLGTCQPALSAIENSPPHCDPTRTFRSPRRPLRHGPPGHSGSAAPVSGNRYLLTAVDRYTRWPRAFPMPDMSAETVAATFLSMWISRFGVPSQITTDRGRQFQSQLFIAFATLLGTTRPRTTSYHPASNGMVERLHRHLKAALIAHEDRDRWVSHLPLVLLGIRAALKPDLGCSCAGLVYGCSLRLPAEFFCPSKPDISPSALLQRLHRSFNIMRASPSRAVSHHSPNIPQDLPTVTHVFLRTDSVRKSLSPPYSGPHPVLARNDKTYRVLVNGKEDTVLVDRLKPAYLENPVTVASFAPGSSSSIAHNSHSSALGRSKHVS